A stretch of Lutra lutra chromosome 9, mLutLut1.2, whole genome shotgun sequence DNA encodes these proteins:
- the SERINC3 gene encoding serine incorporator 3 yields MGAVLGVFSLASWVPCLCSGASCLLCSCCPNSKNSTVTRLIYAFILFLGAAVSCIMLTEGMESQLKKIPGFCEGGFKINVADRKVDKDCDVLVGYKAVYRINFALAIFFFVFSLLMLKVKTSKDPRAAVHNGFWFFKIAAIVGIMVGSFYIPGGHFTTAWFIVGMAGAFLFILIQLVLLVDFAHSCNESWVNRMEEGNPRCWYAALLSVTSICYILSVVFAGLLYTYYTRPDGCAENKFFISINLILCFVVSIISIHPKIQEHRPQSGLLQSSVITLYTMYLTWSAMTNEPDRSCNPGLWSIVTRMTAPTLAPGNSTAVVPTPAPPAKSGHFVDAETFIGLTGFVLCLLYSSIRTSNNSQVSKLTLSGSDSVILRDTAVSGGSDEEDGQPRRVVDNEKEGVQYSYFLFHFMLCLASLYIMMTLTSWYSPDAEFQSMTSKWPAVWVKISSSWVCLLLYVWTLVAPLVLTNRDFS; encoded by the exons GTTCCCTGCCTTTGCAGCGGTGCATCATGTCTGCTGTGTAGCTGCTGCCCCAATAGTAAGAATTCCACAGTGACGCGCCTCATCTATGCTTTCATTCTCTTCCTGGGCGCTGCTGTATCCTGTATCATGCTGACAGAAGGGATGGAATCACAGCTGAAGAAG ATACCTGGATTCTGTGAAGGGGGATTTAAAATCAATGTGGCTGATAGAAAAGTGGATAAAGATTGTGATGTTCTGGTTGGTTATAAAGCTGTGTATCGGATCAATTTTGCCTTGgccatctttttctttgtcttctctctgctcatgttaaaagtaaaaacaagtaaAGATCCCAGAGCAGCTGTACACAATGG gttTTGGTTCTTCAAAATTGCTGCCATTGTTGGTATCATGGTTGGCTCTTTCTACATCCCTGGGGGCCATTTCACCACAG CTTGGTTCATCGTGGGCATGGCCGGGGCCTTTTTGTTCATCCTCATCCAGCTAGTTCTGCTGGTCGACTTCGCTCACTCTTGCAATGAGTCATGGGTAAATCGAATGGAAGAAGGAAATCCAAGGTGCTGGTATGCTG CTTTGCTGTCTGTCACCAGCATCTGCTACATTCTGTCCGTCGTCTTTGCCGGCTTACTCTACACTTACTACACCAGACCGGATGGCTGCGCAGAGAACAAGTTCTTCATCAGTATTAATTTGATCCTTTGCTTTGTGGTTTCTATTATATCGATCCATCCAAAAATTCAG GAACACAGGCCTCAGTCTGGTCTCCTGCAGTCCTCTGTCATCACCCTCTACACCATGTACCTTACCTGGTCAGCCATGACCAATGAACCCG ATCGTTCCTGCAACCCTGGCCTGTGGAGCATCGTCACGCGCATGACTGCGCCAACCTTGGCTCCTGGGAATTCAACTGCTGTGGTCCCTACCCCTGCTCCACCCGCAAAGAGTGGGCATTTTGTAGATGCAGAGACGTTCATTGGGCTGACAGGCTTTGTTCTCTGCCTTTTGTATTCTAG CATCCGTACTTCCAACAACAGCCAAGTAAGCAAGCTGACTTTGTCAGGAAGTGACAGCGTGATCCTCCGTGATACAGCTGTCAGTGGCGGCAGCGATGAAGAAGACGGACAGCCTCGGCGGGTTGTGGACAACGAGAAGGAAGGAGTGCAGTACAGCTACTTCTTATTCCACTTCATGCTCTGCCTGGCTTCCTTGTACATCATGATGACCCTGACCAGCTGGTACAG CCCTGATGCCGAGTTCCAGAGCATGACCAGCAAGTGGCCAGCTGTGTGGGTCAAGATCAGCTCCAGCTGGGTCTGCCTCCTCCTCTATGTCTGGACCCTTGTGGCTCCACTCGTCCTCACCAATCGTGACTTCAGCTGA